CTATTGGCTATATCGACATCAGCTTGTGTCTTAAAACATATGATGCGGCTGCTCTGAGGTGCTTTTAATCGCTGTAAATGCAACGCCACTTGAACACTCTACATCTTGGCCGCTTCAGGTCGTGTCTGGCTTGCAATCAGGTGCCATAATACTGACACTGTTGCAACTTCAATGACTTTGCCAGAGACAGGTCGGACTGTCGGCCAAAAATATTCTGTAACCAACCACGCAGCACGGGCAGTTTTACTATGAAATACTAGCGGGAGACGTCACCTCTGTTTTGTCGCTGTCAATACCTAGTCTTAGTTGTACCAAGCCAGACTCTACGCAATATCTTTTGTGATGCAGAGGAAGTGGGAAATACACGCAGGTCAACCAGCCACGAAATGCGCAGCATTAACACAAAAAAAGTTAGTTTAATACTACAAAAATATACAGTAATATATAACGTGTTACACCACCGAGCTGCGCACTCATGCCAAGACTACACTTTATTCTATCTTTTATccaatgcctcaacaacctGATCTGAAGTTGCTTTCTTGTGATGAGGATAAAGTTATCCTTGCAATAAAATTAATCAGGTCTAATTAATTCAACAATAAGCCAGCAACGCGCTGCTGCAATCTATAACGTGCCTGAAAGCACCCTTCGTACGCGACGAGCCAAAACCACTTTACAACGCGACTGCCATCCCAATTTAGTAAGGCTTACTTAGCCTAAAGAGGAGACAGTTATATAATACATAAGGAAGCTTAACGCATAAGGCTTTGCCTCTACGCTAAACTACGTACGTAAAATAGCCGATTAACTGCTAGCTGcctgtagtagtagctagGTTAGAGAAAGTTAGGCACACAGGTTTACCTGCTAGAAGCTAGAGATTAAGTCTTAGGTAACTAGGCAGGGTGATCTAAAGAGAGTCCTGTGTAGTAATCTAGAAATTATTAGCCCCTTATTTAACTATGTACGTAACGTTAAAGCTAAGAACAGGATCCTAGATAAAGATATCTACAGCCTTAAcaagactggcttctagATAGGTGTTAGAGGGTCTGTTAAGGTTATAGCAGCGTCTAAGAAGCTTTTTAAGCCACTTAGAGTCCAGCCTGGCAACTGTAAGTGGGCAACGTTAATTGCCGCCATTAACGCCATACAGTTAGTTATCccacccttcttcttctttagaGCAAATAACTATAATTAGGCCTAGTATTACAACCTAATAGACTGACGtattagtgttagtaagaatagctaGATAACAAATAAACTAGGTCTAGAGTGGCTGAAGCATTATATCCAGCATACAACAGCCAGGACAGTGGGTAGCTATTAGCTGCTGATAATTAATGGCCATAAGAGCCATAAGTCGCTTGCCTTCCAGGATCTGTGTGAAGAGAAAAAAATCATCACTCTCTGTATGCCTCCTCACACCTCCTATCATCCTACAACCACTTGATGTAGGGTGTTCCGCCCCATTAAAGCGGGCGTAAAAGACAGAGGTTAATGTTGCGGACGAGGGTCACTCAACCCTACGTCCCACATCTTCGACGCTGAAGCAGTAGGAGCATGTAGAGACCTCCTGCACACAATAAGGCAACCAGGTCTCAACACCCGCCGGATCTGGCGATACATAGACAGCACCTCAGTCATATGGTGCCTGAGGGGTAATCCATCTCCCACCTCCCAATGGACTTACCTTGAGTGCCATGGCGCGATGGAGACTCACGACGTCTCCATCAAGTGGGCCCCAGGACACTCTGTAGTGACAAATTAAAATTGATACTTTCTAAAGAGCCCGGGAAACGTAGCAAAGACAAGCTTTTCCAATGCCGCAAATCCTCCTCGACGTCGACCGACACGACTGCCACTCTCGCCACCATACTGCGAAGAAACCTAGGACCATCTTCGCAGAATCTACCACCATCCCCGGGCATATCTGGTTTGGTGCGAAGAAGCACTCATGGTTCTGTCGCGACGGCGACTCCGATCGACTCATCTCGCTCGCTGTCCGCCCCCGCCGGCAAAGGTCGACTCGGCAATCTTAACCAGTACAAATATGGAGAACTAGAGATCATATTCTCTAGCAAGCCAGAATGCAAGGATTTCGTTGACATATGGCACCAACATGTAAGAAAATTCGACTTATCACCATCGAAAACATGATATCTAAGCGACCACGATAGCTGGAAATTACATGCTATTAGCTTCGTGTTCCTCAATGCTGGTGCTGAAAGTTGATGTGAAAGTGATGCGTCAGAATTAAGGGCAATTTTCCGCGTGGCTTGCTTCCGAGTCCAAAAGTTGCGGGATAAATATCCCCGCATCACGGCAAACTACATCAAGCTAATCCACGCTACGAAAGGGAGATCATGTCCCCGCATCGACCTGTCTGAACAAGCTACGCCAAGCACTCTAACACTATCGCACCCGAGGAAATCTATCCCCGCATTCCGACCCGCCCCCGCACTTGTGAAAGTATCCGACTCCAGATCGCTGTAGTCCCCTTCACATGCTGCAGAATCGGAGGCTAGAATCAATCGACCTGGGGACAGAGCTGCTAGCCAACTCGCCTAGATTTCAGCCACCATCTCGATTGTTCCTGCATGGTCTGAGCTTGGTCTTGGTCGTGCAAACACGATGTGGTAGGCATCTCCGCTTCAAACCGCCAAGTATGTCCTTGACGTCTGGATCGCTCCGACGGAGCTTCAGATGTACATAAGGCTCGCTTCTACCCCAGGTTTTGTTTCTCCAGGTCATCGGATCAACCCGCTGAACACGTGGCACTTGTTTAATGAATATCATTCCCAACTCTGACCGATTTTACTTGAATCATTACCATGGCCCATACATTTTTTGAGAAGGAGACCGCAGAGGTTGAATTCAAAGAAAATGTGCTTGAGAGTGGTGGAGATGAAGCCGCTCTCGCCATTGCCGAGCTCGATTCCATTGAGCAGACGCCTGTCTCGCACTTTGTCTGGCTTGTCACCGTCACTTGCTCGGTCGCCGGTGCTCTTTTCGGTTATGATACGGGTATCAGTAAGTCTTTCAGGACCTCGATCGAATCGATGCACGGCTAACACAATTAGTCTCCGCTGTGTTGGTCTATCTCGGCAAAGACCTCAACGGCCGATTGATGGATAATCAGGAGAAAGAGGCCATCACCTCTCTTTGCTCTGGCGGTGCCTTCTTCGGTGCTATCGTTGCCGGTGTATATGCTGATAGATTCGGCCGCAAAGCTGGCATCTACATTGGCTGCATCCTCTTCACTGTCGGTGCCTTGATTCAAGCTGTTTCGTACTCATTCGCGCAAATGTGTGTTGGTCGCCTGGTTGTTGGCTTCGGTGTTGGTAGCGCCGCCATGATCGCTCCACTTTACATCAGCGAGATTGCACCAACTAAACATCGCGGGTTGATGATCGTAATCACGTCTTGAGTCTTTTCCTTCGAGTGTAAGCTAACTGGTTCAGGGTTTGAATAATATGAGCATCACTGGTGGGCAGGTGCTCTCTTACGGAATTGGTGCCGGCTTCGCATACGTCCCCCACGGTTGGAGATATATGGTCGGTCTGGGCGGTGTACCTTCTATCGTCCTCGCTTGCCTCCTCCCATTCTGCCCTGAGTCACCTCGTCAGCTCATTGTCAAGGGCcgcgaagaagaagctgcCGTAGTCTTCCACCGGATCTTCCACAAGGCGACGCCCGAGCAAGTTGCAAACAAGATCAAGCTCATCAAGATGTCTATGGCTGAAGCCGAGAACGCTACCGAGGGCAAATCACGCTGGCAGCTCATCAAGGAGCTTCACACCATTCCCAGGAATTTCCGCGCTCTTGTTGTTGCCTGTGGTCTGATGGTGATTTCGCAGATGTCTGGCTTCAACACTTTGATGTACTACTCTTCTACACTATTCGCTCTCGTCGGATTTTCGAACCCTACGGCAGTCGGTCTCGTCGTTGCGGGCACAAACTTCGTCATGACCTTCATCAACGCCATGTTTGCCGATTCTTGGGGTCGTCGCAAGATTCTCGTGTCGACGGCTTGGGGAATGTCCGCCGGCCTACTGTCGGTAGCTGTTGCATTCCATTGGATCCCGGTCAACACCTCGACACTTGAACTCGAGCAAAAAGCCATCTCCACTGCCGCTATCGTTGTCCTTGTGTTTATCATCTTTTTCGTCATCACCTACGGTGTATCAGTGGGCAATACGGCTTGGATGAGTACTGATTTCTTCAGCCAGGAATGTCGCGCTATGGGCACAATGTTCCTGACCTGTTCTTGTTGGGGCTCTAATGGTATGCCTTTCCCCCTGCCACATCCTGACTAATTGCTAATTTCGCGGCAGTCATTGTCTCCTCGACCTTCTTGACTCAGATGCACTCGCTCACTCCGTCCGGCACCTTCGGTTTCTATGCGGCCATTTGTTTTATTGGCTGGATCCTGATCATTTTCTTCTACCCTGAGGTCTCAGGACTTGCGATCGACGAGACATCGCAGGTCTTCGATCAGTCGACGTTCAAGATGGTCAGCTTTGCAAGGAAGAGGAGACAAGAGCGCAAGGCTGCTGGCGCGCTGATCAAGAGCAGTGCCAACATGGTTGTAGGCCACTAGACGTCAAGCTGTGCGATCGATGGCACACATGTTTCCTTGTAGTGTTTCTATTCAGACAGACTATAGCTGTGTCAGGGGATGGGAGATGTGTCGTTTTTTAGTTGACTTCCTTTGATCTTGAAGAAAAAGCTGAATGGAATGTATACAAGATGATACCATTCAAGTCTGCCTTACAGTGCAGCCTCAATGCAAGCAGCTAGAGCCTAGTATTGAAAACCTGGGTCGATTTTGTACATCCAATGTCGTCGCGACGAAGTTCAAGTGTTAACGTTTGCCGAGTAGCTTAACACCGAGTACTTCGTTGAGCCACCAGTAAATAGCTCAGTGCCCTGCTGGAAAACTGCAAGGCTAAGTTAGTGGACGACCTCAACCGTATAGTCTGTCCACTTACCAGTTAGATTTGTTTGTTGATAGGGTATCCATGACTGGCGGCTAGATGGGTAAGAGAAACACTTTGATGTCAGCGTTGAAGCTAAACTTCCATGACCCATCAGCAGGAATGAAACTGAAGACTTTCATAGAGCCGTTTGGTCCAACATACAGGTCCCAGTTAAATCCAGCAAGGTTTACAGTTGTGACTTTGTTGCCAATCGGATACACACAGCCAATGCGTGCAAGCCTTAATAGTGTTAGTTCGAAGACCAACTGACCAGTCCACCAACAACTCACCACACCATGAGTTCGTAGTCAACGCTGCTCTTGTCGTGGTTAGGGTTCGCAGCTGTAAAGACATCTAGGCAACATTGGCACGTACGCCATCTCGTGGCTGGTAGTCCCACTGGATTCTAGGAAGCATACTCTTGATGTTCCCAACTATGAGCCCTTTAGAAAACTGTTTGCCAACGTTGGCGTAACTTTTCAAATTGTTCTGGCCTCCTTGCCAGTTCCAGGTAGTGGGCCACTTGACACCAGAGCTGGAGGTACTATCGACAGTGGTGCACTGACTGCCAGACGTAGCTGAGCCTCTTCCCCAGTCGTTGTTGTTGAACTCATAGCCGTTGGCTGCATGGTATGCGTACTGCGAGCAGAGTGGCGCAGCTTGACGACGTACATGGGATACTGACGGTTCGATAAGACTGGCAAGTAGGCTTGCCGTGGTGATTGTCAGAAGAAGAGCTAAAGCACAGAGGTGGAAAAGCATTtttcttaaactagatagcGTTTTAACGTGACATAATTCTGATTTATGGATGCCTTCAGTTCCCCAACCTCCTGCAAAGCTTCGTGTGCCCTCACCCATTACCCATACATCCTCGGCCTATTGCTCTTTGATTTTGGTTCATCAAAGTTTTCGCTTGTGGCACTGGCTTCGGAAGCAAGCTTCCAGACCAGTATTGCTTGGCTTGTCATGACTATAGTTCGGAAGCAGGCTTCCAGACTAACCTTGCTCCACTAACTAGTTGCGAAGGCAAGCTTCCAGACCAACACTGCTTCAACTCAACAAAGAGATACACGGTGATTGCCTGCACAGCTCTAGGCATAAGTTTTCTTAtactaccgtgtccgtgcgcgtgatgcGCGGATTCGCGTGATGCGCACCCCCATCAAAACGTGTCAAAATCCTCAACCCTATAACTCAACCCCACGATGTCGCTAGACGCTGCCCTTAAAGAGCTAGGTGCTCTAAAGCCTAGAGAACAATTTAgctacttagtaattataaaagaTATAGTATTATGCAGTTAACGTTAACACGTTAGCATAAGGTAAATACTGcattaactactactaagaatATTAGCTAGCAACAATTAACGCTAtaaaaggagatagagcttgtTAAGTATATAGAAGAGCTTACTAGGcattacttactacctataagaGACATAATCCGAAATTTTGTATTACTAATTGCTTAAATCTAGTGGCTAGAAGCTAGGTTACGCCCTTTATTAACTAGTattctatctatcttatcttatattactctactagtatagattgctagtgttataacgctaattcctataataaatataagctctactttaacctactacagTAGTGTAAGGGCGCTGTAGGTGTTACGAGTATTCTCCCCACGCCAAGAGATACCTCAGCCAGGTCCCAGGCCAAGCCTAGGGACCTACCGGCCACACACGTACataatattcacaaaccttaagacttatctattaaggatttgtcttatctcttaaatattaccctatcatttgtcctatcttgctctgctctattacctgcctacagtgcccttacaatttaaatcctttatactccTCTTAAAACAGgtagctaattagcagcagaggagcaggaaaaacctagctattacaatGGCAGAAGGACAACATAACCTCTGCttaactactagtaatatagaagagctacccCCTTATAACAACCTTAGTTAGGAGCTAGACGCTTAATAACGCAATAACGTACTTAGGGTGTTGCTATTgcttatagagctactacttaaCCCTTACATTAGGGGCGAGTTAGAcgctataatagtaggtgTTACAATACTAGACGTCCTAACGCTACGCGCTATATAACCTGCAATAGAGTTGTTGTAAGCTTCTATCCTGTTATTGCTAGaagcacttaataaggtagAACTGTCTGGTGCCACTAAGCAGGAGATCAAAATCTAGCaataataatttaactaggtagtTGAAACCCTGTAACAGACGCATGCTGGATAAGCACTAggtagctaacacctagTGTTTAATAAGGCTGGCAGAATAATGCAAGTCCTTAACAATGTTTAGcctaagctaaaacttaggacagataacaagcctctattaacctagtaggtagactagtagattaaggatattgttagataaccgaccttgccgagCCAAGTTGGGattttagggttaaccttggttaacttaggggctagcggcacacacacataaaatgagccattaagacagataattattaattaattacctttattattatctttgcacattaagcatattatctaataattaagagtcttactaacactactaaaatacccttttaatatgttgctattaactatacgtaatttaataataattcttatagattatataacctacacaccttagttgTATTAACTGTagacctgctgcgcctctctagacgtataggagaagatagacctaaattagactatccctctaaggactaagctataAGTGCCTAACGCTCTAGACatcactaactataagaggaggctagcccttagcaataataaacaaggaaacccttagcttcctaaaatcctatctaaactattagctaacagcctaaaggcatagaaggaagataataactattagaagagccaccttaaatcctacaagatagcagatagagactactgcaaggaacaagctaacctagacaaggtagtaatgtttatctaaagcttagtattaccttaccttataaagaactgctgctaactaggtaaattaatttaaatatagcttattagccttaaatacatagttagtattaatgctaaagaagaacaaatacgcgcacgctactaatacctagcagcccttaaactaataagataacctaggagctaggatacctagctccttaagtataattatactgCAACTAATGCTAAAATAGAAGGCgttactataatatataatatataagacactGTCTAaaacttcttagatttagtaataaagatagcgctaacctaggtaacaacattctaggactatagtagataagaacaaaacataacttataaagaaataataaaacgcttctaagagaatataagtaagtactaccctaaggggagatagtaaaggggcgcctttaCTGCAGGGaataacttaactcttactactagtagtaaatctaccctagacactaacagggacgcctcttatattgttaaagacgtattatctactcctactacacaggaGAGTTAGAgaagaccttattaaaaacagaactttagttaaataactatatctaagcagtccctaagaggggatacagcagcagctagaggagcaaaatgccctgcttgtagacaacactatagactagaagattgctactacgtctataaagataaagcactagaatagtttaccctatgtaatagaattactaagatagtacaatttaggatagaacaaaatgctaacctttaagattaggttagatctgcgaaacaagcttgcactaagacactagctattaagacatcctaaacactagaggcacctctaggataactatagggacagaagatattaataattaatataagtctactTAAAGAATTacataatatagagctactaagctaccctcttaggaactcctttatccttaacttaggattaataatctatattataaacaacaaggactaaatataagaccttactctacctacattaaataactacctataggcagaaaactcctaggtatagatatagggatatagcactgtctatctctatctattaaacataagctaactaactactcttaaactacacaacgtagcatagtgcctagacatactgtgtaaccttgtctctttctaacaactacgttaacagggTATCTAGTGggacacaaaaggagatctaacttagcttagataagtagacaacacagctattatatccctagataaataatatagataataggtacttagggaacagctatAGACAGCATTTGCAATACAATTAACACAAGgctaaacacctaagactgctactactctgctatagcacaagcgaatagggcaccctagagctgctactattaaacaccttatctaacaatcttagggggtaagagttaggggtattactacagtctaatgtgaTGCTTGcagacaagctaagactaagaggcaaattagttaaataccACAAATAAGCgataaaggactaggagaacgcatagtaattaacttctacttatataaagaaggaagctttactaaggaaaagagctaattgcttactgttaacaggcaatctagcttcctctaggacttctattttaaagataattaactagaaaagacaattatctactttctagacactcttacacaattcctgttaaaacaatacaagatctaggttatagtaattaagtataa
This window of the Ascochyta rabiei chromosome 14, complete sequence genome carries:
- a CDS encoding Xyloglucan-specific endo-beta-1,4-glucanase, whose product is MGEGTRSFAGGWGTEGIHKSELCHVKTLSSLRKMLFHLCALALLLTITTASLLASLIEPSVSHVRRQAAPLCSQYAYHAANGYEFNNNDWGRGSATSGSQCTTVDSTSSSGVKWPTTWNWQGGQNNLKSYANVGKQFSKGLIVGNIKSMLPRIQWDYQPRDGVRANVA